One genomic region from Pararge aegeria chromosome 14, ilParAegt1.1, whole genome shotgun sequence encodes:
- the LOC120629626 gene encoding uncharacterized protein LOC120629626, with product MPLTYSRFAILILLKSIVFGNGTPNSTTPTATKAILDLKRRNDLVDEAFLEQKDILLDMLEAKLKEVRDKKKKKSDQEENGTIGESSKCELLPADVDLKLQANGIVAVGETDVQLKFGNSGSSNLHLNSSGISNVGKANLELDLGDGTVNIPGLRNLFLGSTFVRGPCESRNVTEPKIDNPPVSPPKDTLNDDQLITFRRSMDSNIVNSIPSIESPITEPIPNNASAA from the exons ATGCCACTCACGTATTCGAGATTCGCTATTTTG ATTTTACTGAAAAGTATAGTTTTTGGTAATGGCACGCCGAACAGCACTACTCCGACTGCAACGAAAGCAATTTTGGATCTGAAACGTAGAAACGATCTAGTCGACGAAGCATTTCTGGAACAAAAGGATATTTTATTGGATATG TTGGAAGCTAAGCTAAAAGAGGTACGTgacaaaaagaagaaaaaaagtgATCAGGAAGAAAATGGAACAATTGGGGAGTCCAGTAAATGTGAATTATTGCCGGCCGATGTGGATTTAAAATTGCAGGCTAATGGAATTGTAGCTGTAGGTGAAACAGATGTGCAACTAAAATTTGGAAATTCCG GTAGTAGTAACTTGCATTTGAATTCATCTGGAATTTCCAATGTTGGGAAAGCTAACCTTGAATTAGATCTCGGTGATGGTACTGTAAACATACCCGGACTTAGGAATTTATTTTTGG gTTCAACATTCGTTCGAGGCCCATGTGAAAGCCGTAATGTAACCGAACCTAAAATAGATAATCCACCAGTTTCACCACCCAAAGATACTCTAAACGATGACCAACTTATAACATTCCGTCGAAGTATGGATAGTAATATAGTAAATTCAATACCTTCAATTGAATCACCAATTACAGAACCAATACCCAATAACGCCAGTGCTGCGTAA
- the LOC120629625 gene encoding uncharacterized protein LOC120629625: MWLYICLPLFACLNTVISRDVGKTLNMRTLPHVTNSLVNLGKIDISFHLNVDPKDLVPMSEVRNQVSSSLLSPKLETVIEESCPCSGLRYFKDTSVNHPSDLLNKILSGNDLFSFKEHNSSPLCCDSHEHEQEDVLLEFVPKQSQMIQKPQLSNSNPFLPFLLNTFKQNTIFPTVSAKPRAVEIFFYPKKRGMLPSDIEKLKPVKKDDVIQIVGDKEIRNDFKTMKFVPPRPSSVKKDLTLQEKNKSVTKKKVEVTATDKHLNTVR; this comes from the exons ATGTGGTTATACATCTGCCTACCTCTATTTGCCTGCTTGAACACAGTCATCTCCCGAGATGTTGGTAAAACTTTGAATATGAGAACCTTACCTCATGTTACCAATTCACTGGTTAATCTTGGAAAAATTGACATTTCCTTTCATTTAAATGTTGATCCAAAAG atCTTGTGCCAATGTCTGAAGTACGGAATCAAGTGTCTAGTTCTTTGCTTTCACCTAAATTAGAAACTGTAATTGAAGAATCTTGCCCTTGCTCTGGCCTAAGATACTTCAAGGATACCTCCGTAAACCATCCGTCTGACCTGCTAAACAAAATTCTATCTGGTAACGATTTATTCTCATTCAAGGAACACAACTCTTCTCCATTATGTTGTGACTCTCATGAACACGAGCAAGAAGATGTTCTATTGGAGTTTGTTCCCAAGCAAAGTCAAATGATACAAAAACCACAACTATCTAATTCTAATCCATTTCTACCTTTTTTGCTTAATACCTTCAAACAAAATACGATTTTTCCAACTGTCTCGGCTAAACCAAGAGCAGTAGAAATCTTTTTCTATCCAAAGAAACGTGGAATGTTACCCAGTGATATAGAGAAACTCAAACCTGTAAAAAAAGACGACGTTATACAAATTGTCGGAGACAAAGAAATAAGAAATGATTTCAAGACAATGAAATTCGTGCCACCTCGTCCTTCATCGGTGAAAAAAGATTTGACTttgcaagaaaaaaataaatctgtGACTAAAAAGAAGGTAGAGGTAACGGCTACTGATAAACATTTGAATACCGTACGATAA